ACAGATTTTCTGTTCTTTTTGTCCAAACTGCTGATTACCGCCGGAGCGGGGGTATCGACCTTCTATTTCCTCGTCCACTATCCGCCACAGATTCCGCTGCATTACAACGCGGTGCCGACCACGGTTGTCGTAATTGCCTCCTTCCTCATCACGAGCGTGTTCTTCAGTGTCTACTCGACGGCGGTGGACACATTGTTCCTCTGCTTCCTGGAGGACTGCGAGCGGAACGATGGCTCACAAGAGAAGCCGTACTTTATGTCCAAGCAGCTGATGAAGATTCTTGgtaagaaaaacaaatttccgCCCCGTCAGCAGCGCGGAAAGTAGAATATTCCAACACGAAACTGCAGtgcaaatttaaaattaatacgATTTGAAAAGGATACACCTATAACATGTATaaaattatgtatattttatgtatcCCGATATAGAACGGGTTGTGAGCCGTTGCTCAAGCCACAGGCTGCAATAGGGTTTGCATGAAATGTGAACCATTTTGCCAATACTCTTAATCTCTAATGTTAATGCTATTGTATATAATACGCCAAGATCCATTCATATATGACAGTGTATATGCATGTGAACGATTTATTTGCGGCTAGACGTGCAAATGGAGATGTGATAGGCGCCGACCAAAAAGACCAGAAGCAATACAATACAAAAACGATTTATGTATGCAGGAACACATAGTACATATCTCACATTCATACTCCTTAGTTTACGAATTAACTCGATCACGTTACTTTCAGTTACATTATTATTTtcgaatttaataaaaatgaattcCACGAACATCATCCTTCTCCAatatggttttttattttctgaaaaTTCACCATATCCCCGCTTCTCCATTTCAATCAGAAAACGCTCAAATCATTCATTTATGAAAGGCTGATTTTGTAAACGGGTAAAGAACGAGTGGCCGTGACAACTAACTTTTTGTAGCATTCAGTTGTAAAGAATTCTAAGAATGtacacaaaataaataatactgCCCACATGTGGTTGCGCGTATCCTTTCTTTCTTCCCACTACATGATAATGTCCTTAAGAATACTATCGCTGATATTCAGCAGATCGTCGTCGTCTCCGTTCTTACTAAAGTCGAACAGCGACAGATTCGGGACATTGACATTGTTTTCCTTATTTGAGTCCGTCTTAAACGCTTGGGATTCCTGAAACACGACGTTGTTAAACAAACAACTTTATAGGAAAGTTGGAAAAGAATCGTACCAAAATGGTGACATCGTTGACTTGAAGTCGTGGGGTCAACTCCAGCGGGAACTCAGATTGCGGTCCAGCTACCAAGGCATCTAGCCTACCCGACGGAGATGTGCTGAGATTCTGGAAACTTTGGGAGGCATCCTTGAGGACCTTCATAACCGCAGCGCTTTTGGCCATCAGGGAGTTGGCCGTTTCAGTGACAACGCGCTCCACACGTGTGCAGTCACTGCCACTGAGAGGGGTGAAAGGATCACAGGAATCCGCTGAGGACTTCTGGGGAGAGGTCGCTGCTGGAGCTGACGCCTCATCGAATCCAAATGAAGCTTGCATCTGTTTCCATTTGCTTCCCAACGAAGAGATATTGGCTTGCGGGGCGTTCCTAGgcttgtttgtgtttttatgaATGGTGCGCAGCAATTCCATGGGATCGTTGATCTTGGACCGGTTCATTGTCCCATTAAGATCCACAGACGTCGACTGGTCGAGGCCCTTGGGCTTGCGCGCGGACCGAGGAGGAGCGGGCGCtgcaaaagaaaatattaacaatATTTCATGACACGTTTCGGATTGTTACCTAATAAGCTATTGCTAAATGCGTCGAACTGCTTGGCATGGTAGTCATCCTGGAGGGCCAGGCGTACTGGAGCACTGCTTCCACTGGCACCCGCCAAGTCGATCCTAATCGGCGGGGTGGACACAAATTTTGAGGCAATGTCCTGAAAGCGGCTTTCCAAACGGGGCGTAGTTGGTAGTTGAAGTTGAGTCGAAGCCAGAGCACCcattcttttttctttttcctccGCCTCCTTTCGTTCCCTGATCTGGTGCAGTTGCGTATTAAGGTCTTTCTGGACGTTGGTAAGTTGGCTCTCAATCTGGGCCACCTCTACGCGCAGCGCCTGAAGATCTGTGGTGACAAACTCGTTGGACTCGTTGTAGTGATCGTTGGCATCCAGTTGCTCGGCCACCGTGCTGCTCACTTGGTTGAAAGCCTTCACCAGGGCTTCAATTTTAGATCCAATTAGAGGATTATCAAAATCTGAAATTAAAGGGTTAGAGTAGGTTTTCTTGTGGAACGTTATGGCTTACCTTCTTCTGTGAATGTTTCGGAACCGAAAATCCCACGGAACCCATTTAGGACACTATCCACCGCTTCCTTTCGTCGATTGTGCTCAGACTGCTTGGCTTGGAACTTTTCAATGTCCTCCTTGAGACCACACAGAGATTCTTCAAGTTTGAAATCCTTCTCCGCCGGTTGAGATATTTTTCGTTCTAAAGCCCTTCGATTGCTGGCCTCGAACTCCTCCAGAAAGTTTTCGTCCAAAAGCAGCTCCTCGGGTATACCAGCTTCCTTTGCCAGATCTTCTATTGTTCGCCTGATCTTCTGGGTATTGTGCTTCAAAAGAGCCATATTCTCCTCCAGGTTCGCCACATAGTCTGAGGCGTAGTCCTTCATGACGGCGTTTTGGCGGGCCATCGCCTTAACGTCTGCATTCTGCACATCGGAATCTGCCAGCGACTTTTCCCGCTGCTTTATGAGCTCCCTGATCACGAATCCCACAAATTCTAGTAGGAAGTTAATGAACCTCATGCCTCCGGGCATCACCACCAGATATGATTTGATGTTGGTCCACTGGAGTTGGTGTTTCTCATTCAGATGCTTCAGATACTCCACCGTGCTGGACCGAAAGTTGGCCTCAGACTTTTTATCCGTGATGGGCCAGAAAAAGCGGCGCTTGAATTCCGCAGGATCCAGCAGGCGGAAGAGATAGTACATGACGTGGAAGAAGGCAGCCTGGTTGGGCTTCAGGAACATGTCCCAATTCAGGAGTTTCTTCATCTCATCGGGCATCGGGTGGACCAGGGCCAGACCCTGCAACTTTCTGTAGAGTCTTTCACTCTGCTCCTTCTCTTCCGCCTTCCAGGGCGCGATGACCGTGCGATCCATTTTTATAGCCTTtctattaaattataatcCAAAATATGGCGGTTTCGTTTGAAGTTTCGGCTTTGTCACTTAATTCACAGTGTGGCCAAACTTGAAGACCCGCTTAATGCCAACCTTTGTATCTTACAAGTTttccaaatttaaattaaaactattttttatactttaaatgtaatttatatttatctaaaaagtagttattaaataaaataaagtatttttatgtcgtctttaattgtaaatatttttatttaaaatttggctTTAAAACAGCTAAATGACCAAATTCTTGCTCCATACTGCTTTGGCATTTTCCAACACTTTTGTTTTCATAGTTTTCTGGGGTCGATTCAGTTGCTGGAATTTTGAAgaagaatttatttatattatttaagtaacaggtaattaattaattttcattaacAAACCTAAATGCGTAGTAACTGCAAAAGTGCATGCTTTGGTTCTAAAGAAGTCTTAGTTGATGACACATCAGGGGGCGTAATCTCGACATCCGGGTCCAACGTAGCACTTTCTTTTTGACTGCGCGGAGAAAAATCAATATGTGTATGGGTATACAAATCGAATCGAGTGCGGCACATAGTATAGATTGCAGATATCGCGCGACTCACCAACGTTAATCAGCGGAAATATACTCAATTTGTGCAAAACAGTAGAGAtttcagttttaaatatttttctcatCAACTGTCTCGAATATATTTCCAGATATCAGTGACGACAGGCGGCCACCATGGGTTCCCTGTTCCGAAGCGAGGAAATGGCACTGTGCCAACTGTTCCTGCAGAGTGAGGCTGCCTATGCCTGTGTCTCGGAATTGGGTGAGCTGGGACTGGTCCAGTTCCGTGATGTAAGtagtttttttattgattaaaaatatggACATGAGGTGTAATCGTGTTATAAACCCTCAGCTCAACCCCGATGTGAACGCTTTTCAACGCAAGTTCGTCAATGAGGTGCGTCGCTGCGATGAAATGGAGCGCAAGCTGCGCTACCTGGAGAAGGAGATCAAGAAGGATGGCATTCCTATGCTAGATACGGGCGAGAGTCCTGAAGCCCCCCAGCCCCGCGAGATGATCGATCTGGAGGTGAAGCCCTAAAAATTACTCTCTCTACCTGGGAATCGATCATTAACTTGTATGGTTTCCTTGCCCTTCTTTGCCACTTAGGCCACGTTTGAGAAGCTGGAGAACGAGCTGAGGGAGGTGAACCAGAATGCCGAGGCCCTGAAACGCAACTTCCTTGAGCTGACCGAGCTGAAGCACATTCTGCGCAAAACCCAAGTCTTTTTCGATGAGGTAAGCACAAGGCCATAGTGGATATCACCTAACAAACGAGGCCTGGTTTTGTACTAATATCGAAACCGAAGTGAGCTGGGTAAACTATTTCCATATAACATATGGCGGGGCAGAATGAGCCCCCCACTAACCAACTTATCTAAGCAATAACCAAAAATCCCGACCAACAACACAAGTGTGGCAGCCACGGCATAAAGTTACAAACGTTATCTCCCCCTAGAACCACACAAAGAACAAATAGTACTTTCCCCTGCATGACAATCCACCTCCTCTTTCTCCGTTTCCAATGGCAAACAATGTGTGCTTTAccaccaaatttcattttgtatatatttcttACTTTCGATATCAGTTAGTGGTTATTGTTTTGTGTCAGATGTTGTTCCAGGCGCTCAAATATGAATTGTGGGTGTTGCTGAATGGCAGTAAAAAATGAATCCATGACTCGGAAACCTCCACAATTTGAATTTGAGCTTCTTCCACATATTTATGAATAAGCGTGTATATCCCAACTCTATGCTTTATTTCCCCcacaatatattttattgtttagtATTAATCATTTGATATTTTCGGTTATTTTATTATGcgttttttacattttattttccatatcAATCAATTtacaatcaatcaatcaatcaaccCACCCCgaccaaaataaaatcaaaaacaaaccaaaaacacaaaaacaaaaacactaaACAATGCACGCACCACACAACCACTAAAACAACGAAACAATACCAATGAatcaccacccaccaccctgCCTGGTTGTGTTGTGGTTGGAAGTCGGTGCCGACGGTGTACAAGTCAAGTAGCGCATACTCATCCGCCAAATATCGGCGCTATCTGCAGATGGCCGACAACCAGAACGAGGACGAGCAGGCACAGCTGCTGGGCGAGGAGGGTGTCCGTGCCAGCCAGCCGGGCCAAAATTTGAAGCTTGGGTAAATATTGAAGTGGACCTGGACGGACCACGGACTGGACACGAGATCGGGGGAAAACTAAACTCAGGCTAAGACCCGCTCGCTCTCGCTCTCCTGCTCCTCTCATATACTCGCTGTTTTCTATCCATGTGCAGTCGATGAGTGTCCAGTGTGTCATTGTTTCTGTTGATAGGCTTTCAAGTTGTTCCTCCAAACATAAAGCACATATTCTATCAGTTTGCTCTGGTGTCGGTTTCCATGCTATACTCCCACTCCCACCTCCTTATACCTTCCATTCCCTTCCACAACTTGAATCACGATTCGGCGACGGTTCTACTAACGTTCACTTAAGTGTTAACCCAAAAGCTAACCCCAAGTAACTCGAGTCGAAATGAACTTTGCCAACAATTTCTAGCAAGAAGGCGGCGTGAACCAAACCACCGAGTCGATGACCCGCGCCTTGATCACGGATGAGGCGAGGTCCGCTGGCGCCTCCATGGGTCCCGTGCAGCTCGGGTATGTATCAAGCAGTCGGCTGATGGCATCCAAGATTGGGCAGGCGCACATTCGGCTGTGGACACTGTCCATGTGTGTTAAAAGCTCTGTTGAGAAGGAAATATTTGTTGAAAAGGACGTGATCTGGTCAAAAATACACATGCCTGCCCAATAGAGCTTTCACTGTAAATAGAAGTAACCTTTTTTAGCTCTTAACCGAAGAATAATCACACAAAATTATTGCTTTCTGCCGCCAATGCTAATCAAAAACTGCGCCACAAAAcgaaaaagaaatccaaacTGCCAGCTTGGAGTCTTTGGGACTTTCGAGCAATAATTTTCTGTGCAAGTCTCCAAATAACAAATGGTACAAACAATGCCTCCAAATTAAACCCGATTCTTTTATGTTCCTTTCTTCTTTCCAAACACTAAAATGTCCAACCACAAAATTGTCGAAAATATTTAGTTACATGGAGAAATCGAACGAACGGGAGGATTATCTTCCATGGTTGGTACCCTGACCCTTCAGTCAATCAAATTACTACACAGACTAGGCCAAACCAATCAATCAGAACTCGAATCCATTAGCCAACGAAAATCGCCCATCAATCGTCAAGTATCGATCGATGTATATATCAGCTGTATATATTTAGAGACATGTCATTAGCTTCGCTCGCTTTCCCGCATCCCGCTCCAACTCGTTCGTTATTCACTTCAGCGTGCTATCGTGCCACCCATCCCACCCCCCACCCACATGAGTCCCGAATCGCATTTGTGGGTCCCCCAAAATCCCCGATCCTGCTCCCGCCTCGCGCGTCCATTGGTAACTTGTGCTTGAGAGTTTAGTTTTCCTTGTTTGTCGTAAATAACTCTGTTCGGAATGACTGTATAGCTCTGTTTTCCGAGATTATGTCACTAATCGCTTGTATCTTCAGCTTTGTGGCTGGCGTTATTCTCCGGGAGCGTCTGCCGGCCTTCGAGCGGATGTTGTGGCGCGCTTGCAGGGGCAATGTTTTTCTCCGACAAGCTATGATCGAGACGCCCTTGGAGGATCCGACTAATGTGAGTAAAGCCCTTAAAAACGATAACCATAAATctttacaaaatatatttatttccagGGCGACCAAGTGCACAAATCGGTGTTCATCATCTTCTTCCAGGGTGACCAGCTGAAGACGCGAGTCAAGAAGATCTGCGAGGGCTTCCGCGCCACCCTGTACCCTTGCCCCGAGGCGCCGGCTGATCGCCGTGAGATGGCCATGGGCGTGATGACGCGCATCGAGGATCTGAACACTGTTCTCGGCCAGACGCAGGACCACCGACATCGTGTCCTTGTCGCAGCCGCAAAGAACCTCAAGAACTGGTTCGTTAAAGTGCGCAAGATCAAGGCTATCTACCACACTCTGAATCTCTTCAACTTGGACGTGACCCAGAAGTGTCTGATCGCCGAGTGTTGGGTTCCGCTGTTGGACATTGAGACCATTCAGTTGGCCCTGCGCCGGGGCACTGAAAAATCGGGCTCATCGGTCCCGCCCATTCTCAACAGGATGCAGACGTTCGAGAATCCCCCGACTTACAATCGCACTAACAAGTTCACCAAAGCCTTCCAAGCCCTGATCGACGCCTATGGAGTGGCCAGTTACCGAGAAATGAACCCAGCACCTTATACCATCATTACGTTTCCCTTCCTGTTTGCCGTGATGTTCGGTGATCTGGGACACGGTGCTATCATGGCGCTCTTTGGACTCTGGATGATTCGAAAGGAAAAGGGACTGGCAGCTCAGAAGACGGATAATGAGATTTGGAACATATTCTTCGGCGGCCGCTACATCATATTCCTGATGGGCGTTTTCTCGATGTACACTGGCCTAATTTACAACGATATATTCTCAAAGTCGCTGAACATCTTCGGGTCCCACTGGCACATGTCGTACAACAAGTCGACGGTGCTGGAGAACAAGTACCTCCAACTGAACCCCAACGGGGACTACGAGGGTGATCCCTACCCGTTCGGCATGGATCCTATTTGGCAAGTGGCTGGCGCAAACAAGATCATTTTCCACAACGCCTACAAGATGAAGATCTCCATTATTTTCGGCGTTATCCACATGGTGTTCGGAGTTGTGATGAGCTGGCATAACCACACCTACTTCCGCAACAGGATCTCTATGCTGTACGAGTTCATTCCCCAACTGGTcttcctgctgctgcttttctTCTACATGGTTCTCTTGATGTTCATTAAGTGGATCAAGTTCGCAGCTACCAATGCTAGTGAGAATCATATGTAAAGCTAGAAACCATTCAGAGGAAAGACTAACCCTTGTCATTTTAGAGCCCTATTCGGAAGCATGTGCTCCTTCCATCCTGATTACTTTTATCGACATGGTTTTGTTCAACACGCCCAAGAGTCCCCCTGAGCATTGCGAAACGTACATGTTCTTTGGCCAGCACTTCATACAGGTGCTGTTTGTGCTCGTCGCTGTTGGCTGTATTCCCGTGATGCTCCTCGCCAAGCCATTGCTGATTATGCAGGCTCGTAAACAGGCGAATGTAAGTAACATCTCGTCTGATAATGATAGTCAGCCAGTCATCTCTCATGAAAACAACCTCGCACTCGCCTCACAACAAAACGTATATCGGCACAACCTTATCGCCACAATATACTAActgctttttgtttatttttgcccCCCGCCCCCACTAACCAAAATTATAACCGAAACCCCAAATCAAATCCACACCACTAAACTAAACACCCGAATCCACCACTCCAGGAAGAGGTTAGTTGTGTCGTTTATTTCACTTTAACTTGAACTTTTTCACCTTAAAACAATACTCTTACTCAACAGTTATAATTCTAGGTtgatatatttgttttaaggTTCAAAAGTTCATATGTAGTGCCCCTGGCCATGACGACATAATCCCACTTCTAATGTACATACTCTTTCAGGTTCAGCCCATTGCCGGAGCCACATCGGATGCCGAGACTGGTGGCGTTTCCAATGGCGGCTCCCACGGCGGTGGTGGCGGTCCACACGAAGAGGAAGAGGAGCTCTCGGAGATATTCATTCATCAGAGCATTCACACCATCGAGTACGTGTTGGGTTCGGTCTCCCACACCGCCTCCTACCTTCGATTGTGGGCTCTATCTCTTGCCCATGCCCGTGAGTTTAACGAGTTCTCCATATCCTGAAGTACTTTTCATTAAAAAGATCTGTCTTGCAGAGCTGGCCGAGGTGCTGTGGACCATGGTCCTGTCCATTGGCTTGAAACAGGAGGGTTGGCTTGGAGGCGTCATTTTAACCTGTGTGTTTGCCTTCTGGGCCATTCTGACTGTTGGCATTTTGGTGCTTATGGAGGGTCTGTCTGCCTTCCTGCACACCTTACGTTTGCACTGGTAGGTTTGATGAGTATTTGTGGAATCAAGTATCTGGTTTACGATTCTTAATTTCTAGGGTCGAGTTCCAGAGCAAGTTCTACAAGGGCCAGGGCTACGCCTTCCAGCCCTTCTCGTTCGACGCTATCATTGAGAATGGAGCTGCTTCCGCCGAGGCCGAGTAAATGGAGCAGACTGGCGTTCAGCAGAAGCCATGGAGCCAAACCAAAGCATGTTGAGAGTCTCATTGCGTTATGCAGCTACATATGAAATTAACTATCCAAATAGACAcatctaaatatttaaatggaattttaaagtttaaaagtaACAAAGTAAAATATGTACGCTTTAGTGTTGAATTATCGTGAATTTATCCATCTCATATAGTCCCCCATGTAATTAATGTTCTGCGTAAATGTTTATCGTGTTTATTAACTATACTCGTATactcttaaataaatatttaaaaaaaaccaacccCATAGGGGCTGGTGCTAAAAACAATATCGAAATTTTCTTATCGGGGATGCTTCGACGCAGAGCTCGTTAACAGCGGCAACAAACCAATCAATGTTCGTGGCCTGGGCTTCGTAAGGTGTCAGAGCACTAAAGTCCAAACTGGTCAGCTGCTCATCCAAATCGGTGACTTTGGTGTAATACAGATAATTTTCGCTAGCCAGTTGCCGGGCCAGTTCCCATTGGTGATTGTCCATTAACTGGTCGTTGATCACAATTAAACCatgcttgttgttgttcagTATATCCATACAGGTTCCAGCTCCTGCATGGCCGATGATCAAATTCGCCTTTCTAATATCTTCCTTGTTTGGACGGAACTTATATTGTTCGATTTGGATTCCGTACCTGCGGGTTATCCGTTGAACTGCTTCAGGGGTCAGAGGAAGCGAATTTCCATGTTGAATGATAAGTTTTTTGCATTTCCGATCCTTCAAGGCCCTGATCCCGGCTTCCGAGGATATGGCTGCTATAAGGGCGTCAAATTTGGTGGTTCCCACGGTAACATAAACTGTTTTTAAACTCATTTCCAAAGTATATTTGTCAATTAATACGAAAACGACAACACGTCAATGTCAGCTGTTGAAAGCTCTGCTTCCTCTTTCAAAGCCATTCACTGCAGCATTTATGCTTTTTGAAAGTTTCTTCTTCAAAGATCCGTTACAATTACAAAAGAAAGAATCAGTAAacgataaaaatatttaatttaaatttttgtattaataatattattaatatttgtttaaaatttaaagtaatACAAGGCATTATTTTTAATCGACAAACAAGGTACAAGGTGAGTACCAtcatgaaaattaattaaaactaagattattaatttaaatatttttacagcaaataaaaagaatttttCTTCAAATCCAAACTAAAGATTACAATTGTATTattcaaaaacaaagaaatgaaagaagtttatttttgataaatattacgtatacgacatGATTTTTGacgtaattttaaatattatattaaacacttttaaaaattgcataaaatagcatattttatataatatacgTATCATTTAGATTAATAATAGTTCTTAAAAGTTTGTAAAAAATGGCCAGAAAAGGCAATTTgtctttcatttatttattttgatttttaaaacaaaaagagaaTAATCTCTAATATAATACACtgatttttcaaacaaaaagaGAAAAGAGAATAATCTGCAATACTATATAGTGGGTGCCCACCCTAACGCACAGCAATTGATATATTCCGCCGTGCGATCTCTCCCTCGCCTTTCTCATTATGCTCCCGCCGAGGCTTCCATCTGGCTTTCAGTTTATTCCGTTCTGAGCCGTTACGCGGAGCGGTTGTGCTTTCTGTTTCGGGCAAACAAGGAGCCAGAGCAACTATTTTATTTAGTGACTGTCTGTGGGACAAATTGGATTTTGATTAGCCAGtgatttgtttacattttgcCTAGTAGGAAGCGTGTGCCTGCAAGGGTCACACAGCACACGACATACAGACGTTCGTGTAACCGCAGCTGTAATTGCGTTAGTGTTTTAGTTCAGTGTATGTACGTGGGTGGGTAACCGCAACCTGCATTTGTGTCGCGCCAGCATAACCGTAAAGGTGTAAACGAGCAGAGGAGGATCCAGGACGGAGTGAAACGGTAAATTAAATCATTTCCATGTTTTCCAGTACTGGGTGTTCTTTAcagtttttacaaaaaatatatattttttattcaaatttaaaaattagtaTTTATTACTTAAACGTTTTAAAttgttgtatattttattattcacTTAGTAGTGTTTACAATGCCTGTAGATCCCTTTCATTATTAATCATATTTgggaaaaaattacaaatttgtaactaaaaaacacttttgaatttttttaatgtgtaGATGCCGGTTGCTGTTTGCACGTCGGAGGGTAATTGACTAATCAACACTTCGTTTAATTGGGTTTTTATTTCTGCACGCTGCCTGtaccattttgtttattttgcaaaCAGTTTTTCAAGTTTGCTCGGCATCTGGGATCGATTAATGGAAACAAACAGTTTTTCTGAAATGAGTTTAGaactagaaaaataaaaaaatcgcatacattattaatttatgGAACTCTCACGCAAAAACCATAAATGTGACCATTAAGTTAGGGAGATCTCTAGTAGTATTGACTGCCCGAATTTGTGGAAATCAACTGGGCAGTGGCCGAAATTCAATTAGAGCTCCCGTGCAAATTGTTTGGCCGCCCAGCTACCGATCGGCTCTTTATTTCCGATCCCCACCCCCTCACtagccaacacacacacacacacccacacccatcAGTCGACGGCCCATAAATTTCCTCTCGCGGATTTTTTATCCGAGTCCGTTGGATGGCAGGAGAGTGCGAGAGCGAGcgattaaaatttaatgtcTTAATCGTGGGTGTGCGAATAGCCAATATTTACAGGTCTTCTGCCGGCCTATCACCCAGCCCAGCACAGCCCAGCCCCGCATGATTTGTCAATGTTCGCCTTTCCGCCCGCAGACATCCATGTCCTTGTATTAATTAATTGACTACACTGCAGAAAATTAATTCACAATTTGGTTTTGTATAGCCtttaaaatagaaaacatctttaaatacaaaaagtttattatataaatattttgtaaaaacttttattttttgtttgacgaTCTTCTTCCGTAAAAATAGAAAGGACAAACTTGTTAACAATGTCCTTTCAAGTCCCTTGAAAGCCCTAGTTTAAtactcaaaaaaatattagaataatcattattttcctttttaaagATCTTACCTCCTTAAGGAAATAAAATGGTATGGCATAACATATCATgttcacaaaacaaaaatgctcTTTAAAATCCTGTGTTCATAAAGGTCCCTAAAAATCACTACTCTGCATAAATGTTGTCTATATAaaacacatttttaaatataaatcatatagaataataattaattacattttcaaaaaaatctcTTGGCTAAAAATAACGAAGGAGAGACATAAAAGATCATGTATATTAACCCTACATATCCTTTAAAATTCCTTTATTGTATTTTacactaaaaataaactttttggtgcaattgtttatttttttagatgttttttaataaataatcatCTTTACATTCAAAGGACTACTAGGATAAAATTATATCCACATGATTTCATTATCGTAAAGATCATTTATTGCAGCATGACCATTTTTACTAAACATAAATGTCCTTTAAACAAAATTACTTGTAAAGTGTTGTTCTCATATCATCTTTATCGCAAAAAGGCAATTGGAAGACCTGTTAGATCTTTTCCAACAAACCCAAATTTCCTTCAAAATACCTTATAGCTTCTCGGAGTGTAAAAACTTTAACCATCGCCATATGCTGACACACTGCCATCGGCTTACACGCAGTTTATCAATGAAATATGGCTATAAATTGGATCCCCGATGAGTGGGGACCCAGGCGCCCACCGGGAGGCGGGTCAGGCGGGGGCCTGACATCGTATCGTTTGCAGCCTTATTTTAATGAAGGTCATCGTGTCAGCATCTGGGATGATGTTCAACTTCTGCTCGTAGTTGTCGTCGTTTAATTGCAAtaatttgcaaaaacaaaaaacagtaGTGGCAGCAGAAGAA
The Drosophila bipectinata strain 14024-0381.07 chromosome 3R, DbipHiC1v2, whole genome shotgun sequence DNA segment above includes these coding regions:
- the dgt6 gene encoding augmin complex subunit dgt6 encodes the protein MDRTVIAPWKAEEKEQSERLYRKLQGLALVHPMPDEMKKLLNWDMFLKPNQAAFFHVMYYLFRLLDPAEFKRRFFWPITDKKSEANFRSSTVEYLKHLNEKHQLQWTNIKSYLVVMPGGMRFINFLLEFVGFVIRELIKQREKSLADSDVQNADVKAMARQNAVMKDYASDYVANLEENMALLKHNTQKIRRTIEDLAKEAGIPEELLLDENFLEEFEASNRRALERKISQPAEKDFKLEESLCGLKEDIEKFQAKQSEHNRRKEAVDSVLNGFRGIFGSETFTEEDFDNPLIGSKIEALVKAFNQVSSTVAEQLDANDHYNESNEFVTTDLQALRVEVAQIESQLTNVQKDLNTQLHQIRERKEAEEKEKRMGALASTQLQLPTTPRLESRFQDIASKFVSTPPIRIDLAGASGSSAPVRLALQDDYHAKQFDAFSNSLLAPAPPRSARKPKGLDQSTSVDLNGTMNRSKINDPMELLRTIHKNTNKPRNAPQANISSLGSKWKQMQASFGFDEASAPAATSPQKSSADSCDPFTPLSGSDCTRVERVVTETANSLMAKSAAVMKVLKDASQSFQNLSTSPSGRLDALVAGPQSEFPLELTPRLQVNDVTILESQAFKTDSNKENNVNVPNLSLFDFSKNGDDDDLLNISDSILKDIIM